From the genome of Lutzomyia longipalpis isolate SR_M1_2022 chromosome 2, ASM2433408v1, one region includes:
- the LOC129789883 gene encoding leupaxin isoform X1: protein MDRSMYGKIDPGARQPYRCTVREGGILPGYALLADLQNSVPGAASQQHHYNANSSGGYGSLRSKQSPQSPTYHSPAGVNGAVRGSGSLPRNVGANTGNLSELDSLLEDLSSQRYGRSLDRKGENGYSSRYAANDSTVRPSVDSLLDELSSANTTGPTYAVPNGTSTPEPGVKPGKHVTITVRETKTERMRSQSPTEDVMETVTKEEKSYSSSTPSFHASSATKELDDLMASLSDFKVNSNNHRHQTVTDYAKPNKGVSHIQQYSQVTTTTTTTTNHPRDQLDSMLGNLQANMNRQGVTTTQKGCCSGCDKPIVGQVITALGKTWHPEHFTCNHCNQELGTRNFFERDGHPYCEPDYHNLFSPRCAYCNGAILDKCVTALEKTWHTEHFFCAQCGQQFGEEGFHERDGKPYCRSDYFDMFAPKCSGCNRAIMENYISALNAQWHPSCFVCRDCRQPFQGGSFFDHEGLPYCETHYHAKRGSLCAGCSKPITGRCITAMFRKFHPEHFVCAFCLKQLNKGTFKEQNDKPYCHPCFDKLFG from the exons atGGATCGGTCAATGTATGGAAAAATTGATCCAGGTGCACGTCAACCGTATCGGTGTACCGTGAGAGAAGGAGGAATTCTTCCTGGAT aCGCTCTGCTTGCCGATCTCCAGAATTCCGTACCTGGAGCAGCATCCCAGCAGCATCATTACAATGCCAATTCATCCGGAGGATATGGGAGTCTGCGTTCGAAACAATCACCGCAGTCG CCGACCTACCATTCACCAGCGGGCGTGAATGGGGCCGTTCGCGGGTCGGGATCTCTGCCACGGAATGTTGGTGCAAATACGGGAAATCTCTCAGAGCTGGACTCCCTTCTTGAGGATCTCAGCTCACAGCGCTACGGGCGTAGCCTCGACCGCAAAGGGGAGAACGGGTACTCCAGTCGGTATGCAGCGAATGATTCAACCGTGAGACCCTCTGTGGATAGCCTCCTAGATGAATTGAGTAGTGCCAACACCACAGGACCGACCTACGCCGTACCCAATGG GACATCCACTCCGGAGCCTGGCGTCAAGCCGGGAAAGCATGTGACGATAACAGTGAGGGAGACAAAAACGGAACGTATGAGATCCCAATCACCTACTGAAG ATGTCATGGAGACGGTGACAAAGGAGGAGAAGTCCTATTCAAGCTCCACTCCGTCATTTCATGCATCATCAGCCACGAAAGAATTGGATGATCTTATGGCCTCGCTGTCTGACTTCAAG GTGAATTCAAACAATCATCGCCATCAGACGGTCACCGATTACGCAAAGCCAAACAAGGGTGTATCACACATCCAGCAGTACTCCCAAGTGACCACAACCACGACAACAACAACCAATCATCCGCGTGATCAGTTGGATTCTATGCTTGGGAATCTTCAGGCCAATATGAATCGTCAGGGTGTGACAACAACACAAAAGGGTTGCTGCTCTGGGTGCGATAAACCCATTGTGGGGCAAGTTATTACGGCTCTGGGCAAAACATGGCATCCGGAACACTTTACGTGCAATCACTGCAATCAAGAACTCGGTACGAGGAACTTTTTTGAACGCGACGGGCATCCCTATTGCGAACCTGACTACCACAATCTCTTCAGTCCACGCTGTGCCTACTGCAATGGGGCCATTCTCGAT AAATGCGTGACGGCTCTTGAGAAGACTTGGCATACAGAACACTTCTTCTGCGCTCAGTGTGGTCAGCAATTTGGCGAGGAGGGCTTCCATGAGCGCGATGGGAAACCCTACTGCCGAAGTGACTACTTCGATATGTTCGCCCCAAAGTGCAGCGGTTGCAATCGTGCCATCATGGAGAACTACATTTCAGCCCTGAATGCCCAATGGCATCCATCATGCTTCGTATGCCGC gaCTGTCGGCAACCCTTCCAGGGTGGCTCCTTCTTTGATCATGAGGGTTTGCCCTACTGTGAGACGCACTATCATGCTAAACGTGGCTCCCTTTGCGCTGGATGCTCTAAACCAATTACAGGACGCTGCATTACAGCCATGTTCAGGAAATTCCATCCGGAACACTTTGTATGCGCCTTCTGCTTGAAGCAACTCAACAAGGGTACATTCAAGGAGCAAAATGACAAGCCCTATTGTCATCCGTGCTTTGACAAGTTGTTTGggtaa
- the LOC129789883 gene encoding paxillin isoform X5: MDRSMYGKIDPGARQPYRCTVREGGILPGYALLADLQNSVPGAASQQHHYNANSSGGYGSLRSKQSPQSPTYHSPAGVNGAVRGSGSLPRNVGANTGNLSELDSLLEDLSSQRYGRSLDRKGENGYSSRYAANDSTVRPSVDSLLDELSSANTTGPTYAVPNGTSTPEPGVKPGKHVTITVRETKTERMRSQSPTEDVMETVTKEEKSYSSSTPSFHASSATKELDDLMASLSDFKVNSNNHRHQTVTDYAKPNKGVSHIQQYSQVTTTTTTTTNHPRDQLDSMLGNLQANMNRQGVTTTQKGCCSGCDKPIVGQVITALGKTWHPEHFTCNHCNQELGTRNFFERDGHPYCEPDYHNLFSPRCAYCNGAILDKCVTALEKTWHTEHFFCAQCGQQFGEEGFHERDGKPYCRSDYFDMFAPKCSGCNRAIMENYISALNAQWHPSCFVCRDCKKPVQGKSFYAMEGKPVCPPCVENEEN, from the exons atGGATCGGTCAATGTATGGAAAAATTGATCCAGGTGCACGTCAACCGTATCGGTGTACCGTGAGAGAAGGAGGAATTCTTCCTGGAT aCGCTCTGCTTGCCGATCTCCAGAATTCCGTACCTGGAGCAGCATCCCAGCAGCATCATTACAATGCCAATTCATCCGGAGGATATGGGAGTCTGCGTTCGAAACAATCACCGCAGTCG CCGACCTACCATTCACCAGCGGGCGTGAATGGGGCCGTTCGCGGGTCGGGATCTCTGCCACGGAATGTTGGTGCAAATACGGGAAATCTCTCAGAGCTGGACTCCCTTCTTGAGGATCTCAGCTCACAGCGCTACGGGCGTAGCCTCGACCGCAAAGGGGAGAACGGGTACTCCAGTCGGTATGCAGCGAATGATTCAACCGTGAGACCCTCTGTGGATAGCCTCCTAGATGAATTGAGTAGTGCCAACACCACAGGACCGACCTACGCCGTACCCAATGG GACATCCACTCCGGAGCCTGGCGTCAAGCCGGGAAAGCATGTGACGATAACAGTGAGGGAGACAAAAACGGAACGTATGAGATCCCAATCACCTACTGAAG ATGTCATGGAGACGGTGACAAAGGAGGAGAAGTCCTATTCAAGCTCCACTCCGTCATTTCATGCATCATCAGCCACGAAAGAATTGGATGATCTTATGGCCTCGCTGTCTGACTTCAAG GTGAATTCAAACAATCATCGCCATCAGACGGTCACCGATTACGCAAAGCCAAACAAGGGTGTATCACACATCCAGCAGTACTCCCAAGTGACCACAACCACGACAACAACAACCAATCATCCGCGTGATCAGTTGGATTCTATGCTTGGGAATCTTCAGGCCAATATGAATCGTCAGGGTGTGACAACAACACAAAAGGGTTGCTGCTCTGGGTGCGATAAACCCATTGTGGGGCAAGTTATTACGGCTCTGGGCAAAACATGGCATCCGGAACACTTTACGTGCAATCACTGCAATCAAGAACTCGGTACGAGGAACTTTTTTGAACGCGACGGGCATCCCTATTGCGAACCTGACTACCACAATCTCTTCAGTCCACGCTGTGCCTACTGCAATGGGGCCATTCTCGAT AAATGCGTGACGGCTCTTGAGAAGACTTGGCATACAGAACACTTCTTCTGCGCTCAGTGTGGTCAGCAATTTGGCGAGGAGGGCTTCCATGAGCGCGATGGGAAACCCTACTGCCGAAGTGACTACTTCGATATGTTCGCCCCAAAGTGCAGCGGTTGCAATCGTGCCATCATGGAGAACTACATTTCAGCCCTGAATGCCCAATGGCATCCATCATGCTTCGTATGCCGC GATTGCAAAAAACCCGTCCAGGGTAAATCATTCTATGCAATGGAGGGGAAACCCGTGTGCCCTCCATGTGTGGAGAATGAGGAGAACTAA
- the LOC129789883 gene encoding leupaxin isoform X2 encodes MTTIYRTLNSPRVDLIRYEQKINALLADLQNSVPGAASQQHHYNANSSGGYGSLRSKQSPQSPTYHSPAGVNGAVRGSGSLPRNVGANTGNLSELDSLLEDLSSQRYGRSLDRKGENGYSSRYAANDSTVRPSVDSLLDELSSANTTGPTYAVPNGTSTPEPGVKPGKHVTITVRETKTERMRSQSPTEDVMETVTKEEKSYSSSTPSFHASSATKELDDLMASLSDFKVNSNNHRHQTVTDYAKPNKGVSHIQQYSQVTTTTTTTTNHPRDQLDSMLGNLQANMNRQGVTTTQKGCCSGCDKPIVGQVITALGKTWHPEHFTCNHCNQELGTRNFFERDGHPYCEPDYHNLFSPRCAYCNGAILDKCVTALEKTWHTEHFFCAQCGQQFGEEGFHERDGKPYCRSDYFDMFAPKCSGCNRAIMENYISALNAQWHPSCFVCRDCRQPFQGGSFFDHEGLPYCETHYHAKRGSLCAGCSKPITGRCITAMFRKFHPEHFVCAFCLKQLNKGTFKEQNDKPYCHPCFDKLFG; translated from the exons atgaCGACAATTTATCGAACACTCAATTCACCAAGAGTGGATTTAATTCGCTACGAGCAGAAGATCA aCGCTCTGCTTGCCGATCTCCAGAATTCCGTACCTGGAGCAGCATCCCAGCAGCATCATTACAATGCCAATTCATCCGGAGGATATGGGAGTCTGCGTTCGAAACAATCACCGCAGTCG CCGACCTACCATTCACCAGCGGGCGTGAATGGGGCCGTTCGCGGGTCGGGATCTCTGCCACGGAATGTTGGTGCAAATACGGGAAATCTCTCAGAGCTGGACTCCCTTCTTGAGGATCTCAGCTCACAGCGCTACGGGCGTAGCCTCGACCGCAAAGGGGAGAACGGGTACTCCAGTCGGTATGCAGCGAATGATTCAACCGTGAGACCCTCTGTGGATAGCCTCCTAGATGAATTGAGTAGTGCCAACACCACAGGACCGACCTACGCCGTACCCAATGG GACATCCACTCCGGAGCCTGGCGTCAAGCCGGGAAAGCATGTGACGATAACAGTGAGGGAGACAAAAACGGAACGTATGAGATCCCAATCACCTACTGAAG ATGTCATGGAGACGGTGACAAAGGAGGAGAAGTCCTATTCAAGCTCCACTCCGTCATTTCATGCATCATCAGCCACGAAAGAATTGGATGATCTTATGGCCTCGCTGTCTGACTTCAAG GTGAATTCAAACAATCATCGCCATCAGACGGTCACCGATTACGCAAAGCCAAACAAGGGTGTATCACACATCCAGCAGTACTCCCAAGTGACCACAACCACGACAACAACAACCAATCATCCGCGTGATCAGTTGGATTCTATGCTTGGGAATCTTCAGGCCAATATGAATCGTCAGGGTGTGACAACAACACAAAAGGGTTGCTGCTCTGGGTGCGATAAACCCATTGTGGGGCAAGTTATTACGGCTCTGGGCAAAACATGGCATCCGGAACACTTTACGTGCAATCACTGCAATCAAGAACTCGGTACGAGGAACTTTTTTGAACGCGACGGGCATCCCTATTGCGAACCTGACTACCACAATCTCTTCAGTCCACGCTGTGCCTACTGCAATGGGGCCATTCTCGAT AAATGCGTGACGGCTCTTGAGAAGACTTGGCATACAGAACACTTCTTCTGCGCTCAGTGTGGTCAGCAATTTGGCGAGGAGGGCTTCCATGAGCGCGATGGGAAACCCTACTGCCGAAGTGACTACTTCGATATGTTCGCCCCAAAGTGCAGCGGTTGCAATCGTGCCATCATGGAGAACTACATTTCAGCCCTGAATGCCCAATGGCATCCATCATGCTTCGTATGCCGC gaCTGTCGGCAACCCTTCCAGGGTGGCTCCTTCTTTGATCATGAGGGTTTGCCCTACTGTGAGACGCACTATCATGCTAAACGTGGCTCCCTTTGCGCTGGATGCTCTAAACCAATTACAGGACGCTGCATTACAGCCATGTTCAGGAAATTCCATCCGGAACACTTTGTATGCGCCTTCTGCTTGAAGCAACTCAACAAGGGTACATTCAAGGAGCAAAATGACAAGCCCTATTGTCATCCGTGCTTTGACAAGTTGTTTGggtaa
- the LOC129789883 gene encoding leupaxin isoform X3, with the protein MARNERLSVDITYESVAENINALLADLQNSVPGAASQQHHYNANSSGGYGSLRSKQSPQSPTYHSPAGVNGAVRGSGSLPRNVGANTGNLSELDSLLEDLSSQRYGRSLDRKGENGYSSRYAANDSTVRPSVDSLLDELSSANTTGPTYAVPNGTSTPEPGVKPGKHVTITVRETKTERMRSQSPTEDVMETVTKEEKSYSSSTPSFHASSATKELDDLMASLSDFKVNSNNHRHQTVTDYAKPNKGVSHIQQYSQVTTTTTTTTNHPRDQLDSMLGNLQANMNRQGVTTTQKGCCSGCDKPIVGQVITALGKTWHPEHFTCNHCNQELGTRNFFERDGHPYCEPDYHNLFSPRCAYCNGAILDKCVTALEKTWHTEHFFCAQCGQQFGEEGFHERDGKPYCRSDYFDMFAPKCSGCNRAIMENYISALNAQWHPSCFVCRDCRQPFQGGSFFDHEGLPYCETHYHAKRGSLCAGCSKPITGRCITAMFRKFHPEHFVCAFCLKQLNKGTFKEQNDKPYCHPCFDKLFG; encoded by the exons ATGGCGCGGAATGAGAGACTTTCAGTGGATATTACCTACGAATCTGTTGCTGAGAATATAA aCGCTCTGCTTGCCGATCTCCAGAATTCCGTACCTGGAGCAGCATCCCAGCAGCATCATTACAATGCCAATTCATCCGGAGGATATGGGAGTCTGCGTTCGAAACAATCACCGCAGTCG CCGACCTACCATTCACCAGCGGGCGTGAATGGGGCCGTTCGCGGGTCGGGATCTCTGCCACGGAATGTTGGTGCAAATACGGGAAATCTCTCAGAGCTGGACTCCCTTCTTGAGGATCTCAGCTCACAGCGCTACGGGCGTAGCCTCGACCGCAAAGGGGAGAACGGGTACTCCAGTCGGTATGCAGCGAATGATTCAACCGTGAGACCCTCTGTGGATAGCCTCCTAGATGAATTGAGTAGTGCCAACACCACAGGACCGACCTACGCCGTACCCAATGG GACATCCACTCCGGAGCCTGGCGTCAAGCCGGGAAAGCATGTGACGATAACAGTGAGGGAGACAAAAACGGAACGTATGAGATCCCAATCACCTACTGAAG ATGTCATGGAGACGGTGACAAAGGAGGAGAAGTCCTATTCAAGCTCCACTCCGTCATTTCATGCATCATCAGCCACGAAAGAATTGGATGATCTTATGGCCTCGCTGTCTGACTTCAAG GTGAATTCAAACAATCATCGCCATCAGACGGTCACCGATTACGCAAAGCCAAACAAGGGTGTATCACACATCCAGCAGTACTCCCAAGTGACCACAACCACGACAACAACAACCAATCATCCGCGTGATCAGTTGGATTCTATGCTTGGGAATCTTCAGGCCAATATGAATCGTCAGGGTGTGACAACAACACAAAAGGGTTGCTGCTCTGGGTGCGATAAACCCATTGTGGGGCAAGTTATTACGGCTCTGGGCAAAACATGGCATCCGGAACACTTTACGTGCAATCACTGCAATCAAGAACTCGGTACGAGGAACTTTTTTGAACGCGACGGGCATCCCTATTGCGAACCTGACTACCACAATCTCTTCAGTCCACGCTGTGCCTACTGCAATGGGGCCATTCTCGAT AAATGCGTGACGGCTCTTGAGAAGACTTGGCATACAGAACACTTCTTCTGCGCTCAGTGTGGTCAGCAATTTGGCGAGGAGGGCTTCCATGAGCGCGATGGGAAACCCTACTGCCGAAGTGACTACTTCGATATGTTCGCCCCAAAGTGCAGCGGTTGCAATCGTGCCATCATGGAGAACTACATTTCAGCCCTGAATGCCCAATGGCATCCATCATGCTTCGTATGCCGC gaCTGTCGGCAACCCTTCCAGGGTGGCTCCTTCTTTGATCATGAGGGTTTGCCCTACTGTGAGACGCACTATCATGCTAAACGTGGCTCCCTTTGCGCTGGATGCTCTAAACCAATTACAGGACGCTGCATTACAGCCATGTTCAGGAAATTCCATCCGGAACACTTTGTATGCGCCTTCTGCTTGAAGCAACTCAACAAGGGTACATTCAAGGAGCAAAATGACAAGCCCTATTGTCATCCGTGCTTTGACAAGTTGTTTGggtaa
- the LOC129789883 gene encoding paxillin isoform X7: protein MARNERLSVDITYESVAENINALLADLQNSVPGAASQQHHYNANSSGGYGSLRSKQSPQSPTYHSPAGVNGAVRGSGSLPRNVGANTGNLSELDSLLEDLSSQRYGRSLDRKGENGYSSRYAANDSTVRPSVDSLLDELSSANTTGPTYAVPNGTSTPEPGVKPGKHVTITVRETKTERMRSQSPTEDVMETVTKEEKSYSSSTPSFHASSATKELDDLMASLSDFKVNSNNHRHQTVTDYAKPNKGVSHIQQYSQVTTTTTTTTNHPRDQLDSMLGNLQANMNRQGVTTTQKGCCSGCDKPIVGQVITALGKTWHPEHFTCNHCNQELGTRNFFERDGHPYCEPDYHNLFSPRCAYCNGAILDKCVTALEKTWHTEHFFCAQCGQQFGEEGFHERDGKPYCRSDYFDMFAPKCSGCNRAIMENYISALNAQWHPSCFVCRDCKKPVQGKSFYAMEGKPVCPPCVENEEN, encoded by the exons ATGGCGCGGAATGAGAGACTTTCAGTGGATATTACCTACGAATCTGTTGCTGAGAATATAA aCGCTCTGCTTGCCGATCTCCAGAATTCCGTACCTGGAGCAGCATCCCAGCAGCATCATTACAATGCCAATTCATCCGGAGGATATGGGAGTCTGCGTTCGAAACAATCACCGCAGTCG CCGACCTACCATTCACCAGCGGGCGTGAATGGGGCCGTTCGCGGGTCGGGATCTCTGCCACGGAATGTTGGTGCAAATACGGGAAATCTCTCAGAGCTGGACTCCCTTCTTGAGGATCTCAGCTCACAGCGCTACGGGCGTAGCCTCGACCGCAAAGGGGAGAACGGGTACTCCAGTCGGTATGCAGCGAATGATTCAACCGTGAGACCCTCTGTGGATAGCCTCCTAGATGAATTGAGTAGTGCCAACACCACAGGACCGACCTACGCCGTACCCAATGG GACATCCACTCCGGAGCCTGGCGTCAAGCCGGGAAAGCATGTGACGATAACAGTGAGGGAGACAAAAACGGAACGTATGAGATCCCAATCACCTACTGAAG ATGTCATGGAGACGGTGACAAAGGAGGAGAAGTCCTATTCAAGCTCCACTCCGTCATTTCATGCATCATCAGCCACGAAAGAATTGGATGATCTTATGGCCTCGCTGTCTGACTTCAAG GTGAATTCAAACAATCATCGCCATCAGACGGTCACCGATTACGCAAAGCCAAACAAGGGTGTATCACACATCCAGCAGTACTCCCAAGTGACCACAACCACGACAACAACAACCAATCATCCGCGTGATCAGTTGGATTCTATGCTTGGGAATCTTCAGGCCAATATGAATCGTCAGGGTGTGACAACAACACAAAAGGGTTGCTGCTCTGGGTGCGATAAACCCATTGTGGGGCAAGTTATTACGGCTCTGGGCAAAACATGGCATCCGGAACACTTTACGTGCAATCACTGCAATCAAGAACTCGGTACGAGGAACTTTTTTGAACGCGACGGGCATCCCTATTGCGAACCTGACTACCACAATCTCTTCAGTCCACGCTGTGCCTACTGCAATGGGGCCATTCTCGAT AAATGCGTGACGGCTCTTGAGAAGACTTGGCATACAGAACACTTCTTCTGCGCTCAGTGTGGTCAGCAATTTGGCGAGGAGGGCTTCCATGAGCGCGATGGGAAACCCTACTGCCGAAGTGACTACTTCGATATGTTCGCCCCAAAGTGCAGCGGTTGCAATCGTGCCATCATGGAGAACTACATTTCAGCCCTGAATGCCCAATGGCATCCATCATGCTTCGTATGCCGC GATTGCAAAAAACCCGTCCAGGGTAAATCATTCTATGCAATGGAGGGGAAACCCGTGTGCCCTCCATGTGTGGAGAATGAGGAGAACTAA
- the LOC129789883 gene encoding paxillin isoform X8, with product MDDLDALLADLQNSVPGAASQQHHYNANSSGGYGSLRSKQSPQSPTYHSPAGVNGAVRGSGSLPRNVGANTGNLSELDSLLEDLSSQRYGRSLDRKGENGYSSRYAANDSTVRPSVDSLLDELSSANTTGPTYAVPNGTSTPEPGVKPGKHVTITVRETKTERMRSQSPTEDVMETVTKEEKSYSSSTPSFHASSATKELDDLMASLSDFKVNSNNHRHQTVTDYAKPNKGVSHIQQYSQVTTTTTTTTNHPRDQLDSMLGNLQANMNRQGVTTTQKGCCSGCDKPIVGQVITALGKTWHPEHFTCNHCNQELGTRNFFERDGHPYCEPDYHNLFSPRCAYCNGAILDKCVTALEKTWHTEHFFCAQCGQQFGEEGFHERDGKPYCRSDYFDMFAPKCSGCNRAIMENYISALNAQWHPSCFVCRDCKKPVQGKSFYAMEGKPVCPPCVENEEN from the exons aCGCTCTGCTTGCCGATCTCCAGAATTCCGTACCTGGAGCAGCATCCCAGCAGCATCATTACAATGCCAATTCATCCGGAGGATATGGGAGTCTGCGTTCGAAACAATCACCGCAGTCG CCGACCTACCATTCACCAGCGGGCGTGAATGGGGCCGTTCGCGGGTCGGGATCTCTGCCACGGAATGTTGGTGCAAATACGGGAAATCTCTCAGAGCTGGACTCCCTTCTTGAGGATCTCAGCTCACAGCGCTACGGGCGTAGCCTCGACCGCAAAGGGGAGAACGGGTACTCCAGTCGGTATGCAGCGAATGATTCAACCGTGAGACCCTCTGTGGATAGCCTCCTAGATGAATTGAGTAGTGCCAACACCACAGGACCGACCTACGCCGTACCCAATGG GACATCCACTCCGGAGCCTGGCGTCAAGCCGGGAAAGCATGTGACGATAACAGTGAGGGAGACAAAAACGGAACGTATGAGATCCCAATCACCTACTGAAG ATGTCATGGAGACGGTGACAAAGGAGGAGAAGTCCTATTCAAGCTCCACTCCGTCATTTCATGCATCATCAGCCACGAAAGAATTGGATGATCTTATGGCCTCGCTGTCTGACTTCAAG GTGAATTCAAACAATCATCGCCATCAGACGGTCACCGATTACGCAAAGCCAAACAAGGGTGTATCACACATCCAGCAGTACTCCCAAGTGACCACAACCACGACAACAACAACCAATCATCCGCGTGATCAGTTGGATTCTATGCTTGGGAATCTTCAGGCCAATATGAATCGTCAGGGTGTGACAACAACACAAAAGGGTTGCTGCTCTGGGTGCGATAAACCCATTGTGGGGCAAGTTATTACGGCTCTGGGCAAAACATGGCATCCGGAACACTTTACGTGCAATCACTGCAATCAAGAACTCGGTACGAGGAACTTTTTTGAACGCGACGGGCATCCCTATTGCGAACCTGACTACCACAATCTCTTCAGTCCACGCTGTGCCTACTGCAATGGGGCCATTCTCGAT AAATGCGTGACGGCTCTTGAGAAGACTTGGCATACAGAACACTTCTTCTGCGCTCAGTGTGGTCAGCAATTTGGCGAGGAGGGCTTCCATGAGCGCGATGGGAAACCCTACTGCCGAAGTGACTACTTCGATATGTTCGCCCCAAAGTGCAGCGGTTGCAATCGTGCCATCATGGAGAACTACATTTCAGCCCTGAATGCCCAATGGCATCCATCATGCTTCGTATGCCGC GATTGCAAAAAACCCGTCCAGGGTAAATCATTCTATGCAATGGAGGGGAAACCCGTGTGCCCTCCATGTGTGGAGAATGAGGAGAACTAA
- the LOC129789883 gene encoding leupaxin isoform X4, which translates to MDDLDALLADLQNSVPGAASQQHHYNANSSGGYGSLRSKQSPQSPTYHSPAGVNGAVRGSGSLPRNVGANTGNLSELDSLLEDLSSQRYGRSLDRKGENGYSSRYAANDSTVRPSVDSLLDELSSANTTGPTYAVPNGTSTPEPGVKPGKHVTITVRETKTERMRSQSPTEDVMETVTKEEKSYSSSTPSFHASSATKELDDLMASLSDFKVNSNNHRHQTVTDYAKPNKGVSHIQQYSQVTTTTTTTTNHPRDQLDSMLGNLQANMNRQGVTTTQKGCCSGCDKPIVGQVITALGKTWHPEHFTCNHCNQELGTRNFFERDGHPYCEPDYHNLFSPRCAYCNGAILDKCVTALEKTWHTEHFFCAQCGQQFGEEGFHERDGKPYCRSDYFDMFAPKCSGCNRAIMENYISALNAQWHPSCFVCRDCRQPFQGGSFFDHEGLPYCETHYHAKRGSLCAGCSKPITGRCITAMFRKFHPEHFVCAFCLKQLNKGTFKEQNDKPYCHPCFDKLFG; encoded by the exons aCGCTCTGCTTGCCGATCTCCAGAATTCCGTACCTGGAGCAGCATCCCAGCAGCATCATTACAATGCCAATTCATCCGGAGGATATGGGAGTCTGCGTTCGAAACAATCACCGCAGTCG CCGACCTACCATTCACCAGCGGGCGTGAATGGGGCCGTTCGCGGGTCGGGATCTCTGCCACGGAATGTTGGTGCAAATACGGGAAATCTCTCAGAGCTGGACTCCCTTCTTGAGGATCTCAGCTCACAGCGCTACGGGCGTAGCCTCGACCGCAAAGGGGAGAACGGGTACTCCAGTCGGTATGCAGCGAATGATTCAACCGTGAGACCCTCTGTGGATAGCCTCCTAGATGAATTGAGTAGTGCCAACACCACAGGACCGACCTACGCCGTACCCAATGG GACATCCACTCCGGAGCCTGGCGTCAAGCCGGGAAAGCATGTGACGATAACAGTGAGGGAGACAAAAACGGAACGTATGAGATCCCAATCACCTACTGAAG ATGTCATGGAGACGGTGACAAAGGAGGAGAAGTCCTATTCAAGCTCCACTCCGTCATTTCATGCATCATCAGCCACGAAAGAATTGGATGATCTTATGGCCTCGCTGTCTGACTTCAAG GTGAATTCAAACAATCATCGCCATCAGACGGTCACCGATTACGCAAAGCCAAACAAGGGTGTATCACACATCCAGCAGTACTCCCAAGTGACCACAACCACGACAACAACAACCAATCATCCGCGTGATCAGTTGGATTCTATGCTTGGGAATCTTCAGGCCAATATGAATCGTCAGGGTGTGACAACAACACAAAAGGGTTGCTGCTCTGGGTGCGATAAACCCATTGTGGGGCAAGTTATTACGGCTCTGGGCAAAACATGGCATCCGGAACACTTTACGTGCAATCACTGCAATCAAGAACTCGGTACGAGGAACTTTTTTGAACGCGACGGGCATCCCTATTGCGAACCTGACTACCACAATCTCTTCAGTCCACGCTGTGCCTACTGCAATGGGGCCATTCTCGAT AAATGCGTGACGGCTCTTGAGAAGACTTGGCATACAGAACACTTCTTCTGCGCTCAGTGTGGTCAGCAATTTGGCGAGGAGGGCTTCCATGAGCGCGATGGGAAACCCTACTGCCGAAGTGACTACTTCGATATGTTCGCCCCAAAGTGCAGCGGTTGCAATCGTGCCATCATGGAGAACTACATTTCAGCCCTGAATGCCCAATGGCATCCATCATGCTTCGTATGCCGC gaCTGTCGGCAACCCTTCCAGGGTGGCTCCTTCTTTGATCATGAGGGTTTGCCCTACTGTGAGACGCACTATCATGCTAAACGTGGCTCCCTTTGCGCTGGATGCTCTAAACCAATTACAGGACGCTGCATTACAGCCATGTTCAGGAAATTCCATCCGGAACACTTTGTATGCGCCTTCTGCTTGAAGCAACTCAACAAGGGTACATTCAAGGAGCAAAATGACAAGCCCTATTGTCATCCGTGCTTTGACAAGTTGTTTGggtaa